The DNA region GTGGCTCTGCTCTGGAGCCAACTCTGAAAGAAAAGGGGGTAGAGGCATGGGAAGCGGTGCGACTGAAAGCCCTCCATTGCGTGAGTGCAAAAGTGCCCTCGGTGTCCTCCTACCTCAAGTACTTCAGGTGATGGGGAGGTAAATCTTACTTCCATATTTTCATCTAATGAATGGCTTCCAAAATTTAATCCACGTAAAAGTGGGGCCCAAACTGAGTTTTGGGCCCCTTTTGGGGTCCTTCCCGTGTGGTCAGAGGTACCAAAAATTACACCCTGTATCGGCGGGATAGCAGGTTTCAGCCAGAAGTGGTTCCAAGTCTCCATCTCGATGTATGGCCACATAGGCCCCAAAAAGACTGCGTGGGGTGACCTGTTGACCCCTGAACTTTGGGAGGCTCTAACTCGGAAACGCAAGCGGCTAGGGACGTGGGGCCGCCTGTTCCCGGAATCTCTCAAAGAGCTCTATAACATATGTGAAGATCGGACCCCTAGCTGGAAGTCTATTTTTCCACCCCAGACTGAGTTTTTCTGCAGCGAGTCCTTCTTGGACGGAGAGCCTTTCAGGCCTTTCTGCTTAATCAAATGAAAGAAGCCAACTCGGGCAGACTCGGTCGTAGAGCCACAAGCAAGGCATCGACGGAAAGGGCCCGATGAGCTGATCCAGGGCGTCTTCGAACCAGAGCTCCAGCCCCTTCCTCTCCAGAGCTAGGGGGTGCCAAATTTTGGGATTTTTCACCAGATTAAGTGCAATATCTTTTTAAGGGAAGCAGCCAGGGATGTGGGACAAGCACCGTTGGAAAGGTCTCAGAGAAATTTCTCCTCACTCCCTGCATTGActgttgtgtgtgaaaaatATTGCTGGGACAGCAAGAAGTGATGCTGGTGACCAGAATGATGTCTGGAGTGTCAGTTGGAGTGTCAAATTTGAATAACATAACGTTACTTAgcaaaatgaatttaaatatgCTTAATTACCACTTTTAATCTAAACATGCTTTTGCACTTAACAAATGAAGGAATAGCTGGACAGGCAATTCATAAACATTACtttaatattgtgatactcgGATTAGGTCtctgattacattttttaacaggGAATTCATATTTGTATCAGAATACATTTTTAACGTAACCCTCCCAAGACTGACTGCGTCGTATCTTGGGTTATAGACCACAACCCTAACAACCCATATATGGATGTAAAGCAGAGGTTCTCTGCCTTCAGAAACTGTTGAATTTTTTGGATAGCCTCTTGGAatcatgttaaaatgaaaacggcttgtttttctgttgcaggCGATGTGGCCTGGGTTTAAACATCTGCACGAAAATTGATTAGAAACAGTGATTGAGAGTGGGGGTTGGGGGATACTAATGATTTCATAGTCATAAAGTTGtggcataaaaacataatttccaCATTTCATATTGCTGTAAATAGATTAATTGTTGGAGTAGAAAAAATTTATATTCTAAGTTTAATATTGTATATTCCACATATCCATATTGTACTTCCACATTTCAATATATTGCATAATGCATgcacatagattaaaagttggACTTCCTGTGACAACAGGAAGTAGGAAGATCAGCAGCAGCCTTGACTGCATGGTAAGCATTAGGTCTgttgtttattgatttttcttGTACAAAATGCGTTGAAAATTGTTTGTGTTTGCCTTATTTCACCGTCTAACATCACAATATCATgtttatcagtgtttttatgcacttttgaacttttaaaaaacatgttttattgcattttggGCAGCACATGAAAATGTTATTATATAGGTGTAAATGCGGAATATTTCCAAATTTCAATCTGTTACTTAATATAGAGATTGAAATTTGGAACATGAAGTTAGTTAGCTATCTAGCTAcataatacatacattttaaagctAATTTGTCATTGTATCTTGTACATTTTTGCCTTAGCCACTCAATGCAGTCTGGAATTTGCAGTCAATAGCAGCCCAACAAATTCCAGAAGTgatgtttatttaaacagcTGGGCTTCACGGGAAGACAGAGAAAAGTGAGCAAAAGTGAACAGGTTGTTATAAACCGTCGATCGGACGATACTTTTCACTGACTCCAAAAGACTCTCAGCATGCTGATGGTTTGAGGCAATGGACGGAGGGACCAGAATGAGTGTTATGGAGCTGTGTGAGATTGATGACCTGGCCACGGGTTTGGTGCTGGACCCTCTGCTGGGTTTCAGGACCCATAAAATGAACATCACTCCTTCACCAGAGATACAGTGTTGTGGTATTCTCAAAGAGACCCTGCTGAGCTTTCAGCATACACATGATTTCAGCGCAACATTCGATGCACTGCTGATGATAGTGGGCAAACTGGCTGGTGACTATTTTAATTCTCTGGGAAGCCGTCATCAGGAACTACTGAGGCAACATGTGTATTGCTACTTCAGGGCCTTCCTGTTGGACAGTGGTGTCAAGATAGAGTCCAGTGACAGATACTCTTCTGAGACCAATGGAGCAAAGATAACCTCAACAAGGCACTGTTTTCTAGGACAGCGTGCTGAGGTCCTGCTGGGCTGCATAGCAGAGTTTAGTCCCGCTGATAGTGCTGTGCTGCAGGCTGGAGTCAATGACTTCAGCGTGATGTATTCCTTATGCAAACACTGCGATCAGCTCTGGCTTGGGCCTGCAAGTTTTGTTAACCATGACTGCAATCCAAACGGCAAGTACGTCGCTTGCAGGTTCTTTGCTTATGTTGAAGTCATTAGACCCATCTCACCTGGCGAGGAGATCACATGTTACTATGGTGCCAACTTTTTTGGGGagggaaatgaaatgtgtgagTGCTGCACCTGTGAGAGGAATGGAAAGGGTCNNNNNNNNNNNNNNNNNNNNNNNNNNNNNNNNNNNNNNNNNNNNNNNNNNNNNNNNNNNNNNNN from Epinephelus moara isolate mb unplaced genomic scaffold, YSFRI_EMoa_1.0 scaffold1588, whole genome shotgun sequence includes:
- the LOC126387032 gene encoding histone-lysine N-methyltransferase KMT5C-like — its product is MDGGTRMSVMELCEIDDLATGLVLDPLLGFRTHKMNITPSPEIQCCGILKETLLSFQHTHDFSATFDALLMIVGKLAGDYFNSLGSRHQELLRQHVYCYFRAFLLDSGVKIESSDRYSSETNGAKITSTRHCFLGQRAEVLLGCIAEFSPADSAVLQAGVNDFSVMYSLCKHCDQLWLGPASFVNHDCNPNGKYVACRFFAYVEVIRPISPGEEITCYYGANFFGEGNEMCECCTCERNGKATSFHPCSWVPQLLLH